Proteins encoded by one window of Enterococcus faecalis:
- a CDS encoding VOC family protein, which yields MVQALPSNIGIQQVTLKVADLDKMVNFYTKTIGLKLLKQGEGRAWLAPQGTNDAILVLKELTAGEESQGTTGLYHIAFLLPTRKDLGNMLLWLLQENVQIGAADHGYSEALYLSDPENNGIEIYWDKPEEVWDIRPNGEIIGVTEELDGDSLAAEADGHWLGISEGSKIGHIHLKVADLDTTETFYKNLGFGLKSNFGQQAKFFAAGQYHHHIGTNTWSGKQLPTIQENQFGLENYTFRLPTAADLEIVQANAEEAKLHFIAKDHLLALEDPSGMIIQFTY from the coding sequence ATGGTTCAAGCATTACCAAGTAATATTGGGATTCAACAAGTCACTTTGAAAGTGGCTGATTTAGATAAAATGGTAAACTTTTATACGAAAACAATTGGCTTAAAACTTTTAAAACAAGGAGAGGGACGTGCTTGGCTAGCGCCACAAGGCACCAACGATGCAATTCTTGTCTTAAAAGAACTAACAGCTGGGGAAGAAAGTCAGGGTACCACTGGCTTGTACCATATTGCTTTCCTGCTACCAACCCGCAAAGATTTAGGCAATATGTTGCTGTGGCTTTTGCAGGAAAATGTGCAAATTGGCGCAGCAGATCATGGCTATAGTGAAGCCCTTTACTTAAGTGATCCAGAAAATAATGGCATCGAAATTTATTGGGATAAACCAGAAGAAGTCTGGGATATTCGTCCAAATGGTGAAATTATCGGTGTGACAGAAGAATTAGACGGTGATAGTTTAGCTGCAGAAGCTGACGGTCACTGGCTAGGAATTTCCGAAGGTTCTAAAATTGGGCACATTCATTTGAAAGTGGCCGATTTAGATACCACTGAAACGTTCTATAAAAATTTAGGGTTTGGCTTAAAGTCTAACTTTGGTCAACAAGCGAAGTTTTTTGCAGCGGGTCAGTACCATCATCATATTGGGACAAATACATGGAGCGGCAAACAGCTGCCAACGATTCAAGAAAATCAATTTGGCTTAGAAAATTACACCTTCCGTTTACCAACTGCGGCAGATTTAGAGATCGTCCAAGCCAATGCGGAAGAAGCAAAGTTACATTTTATTGCCAAAGATCATTTACTTGCGTTAGAAGATCCTAGCGGCATGATTATTCAATTTACCTATTAA
- a CDS encoding DeoR/GlpR family DNA-binding transcription regulator, whose protein sequence is MLIEERLAKIQKIVNEQKSISMEALAEQVSVSKDTIRRDLIRLEKEGHLKRTHGGAISVQSEATIYDYAQRIMKHPEKKQAIAQKVWANIPKQASIFFDSSTTVEAAIRAMENSPIHAITNSLSHALLLAQMDQTKITVLPGQLHKQQLFLFGAETVAKVGEFAPDYTLLGVFALSEQGLFIHTEEEGQVKRRMIQQGKQVIALADQTKLNKTGLFKICELTEIDCLVTDTRPDEKFCEQLAQAGVTLIVADE, encoded by the coding sequence ATGTTGATTGAAGAACGTTTAGCCAAGATTCAAAAAATAGTGAATGAACAAAAAAGTATTTCCATGGAAGCGTTAGCGGAGCAAGTCTCCGTTTCAAAAGATACTATTCGGCGAGATTTAATTCGTTTAGAAAAGGAAGGACATTTAAAGAGAACGCACGGTGGCGCTATCTCAGTTCAGTCTGAAGCAACTATTTACGATTATGCTCAACGAATAATGAAGCATCCAGAGAAAAAACAAGCGATTGCCCAAAAAGTTTGGGCAAATATTCCCAAACAAGCGTCCATTTTTTTTGATTCATCAACCACGGTGGAAGCAGCTATTCGAGCGATGGAAAATAGTCCGATTCACGCGATCACGAACTCTCTCAGTCATGCGCTACTTCTAGCGCAAATGGATCAGACAAAAATTACAGTATTACCTGGGCAACTGCATAAACAACAACTCTTTTTGTTTGGGGCAGAAACAGTCGCTAAGGTTGGGGAATTTGCCCCCGACTATACATTATTAGGTGTGTTTGCGTTATCTGAACAAGGATTATTTATTCACACAGAAGAAGAAGGTCAAGTCAAACGGCGAATGATTCAACAAGGCAAACAAGTCATTGCCTTAGCAGACCAAACGAAATTAAACAAAACGGGTTTATTTAAAATTTGCGAATTAACAGAAATTGATTGTTTAGTGACAGATACACGACCTGATGAAAAATTCTGTGAGCAATTAGCGCAAGCAGGCGTAACGTTGATTGTCGCAGATGAATAA
- a CDS encoding M24 family metallopeptidase has protein sequence MKRKINYTHIAEPTVFENVFPTYLTNETMMARKQKVLQRMETEKFDQLVFYADKEHGSNFEYLTGFIPRFEEGLLVLNKDGATTLILGNENLKLCQHARISADLIHYPAFSLPNQPMAGEQKLSQIFETLLDETAQKIGIVGWKMFTTQQQEPATMFDVPHFIVEALKKALPKEARLLNGTHLLIGAKGARTTNNANELAHYEYGANLASRSMLKALNAIEVGQRETDIGALLNDEGQTPTVVTIAATGQRFEYANMYPTAKEIQLGDALSLTTGYKGGLSSRTGFVIENEQQLPEAQRDYLERVAKPYFQAVVHWLETIRIGLLGREMYQAIEEQLPKEIYHWHLNPGHLVSDDEWMSSPIYPDSAIRLESGMLFQVDIIPSVPGYTGVSAEECVALADETLQKEIQQTYPDMWQRIATRKAYLKETLKIDLPTEVLPMSNLVGYLRPFYLAKDKALCVEKPALK, from the coding sequence ATGAAGCGAAAAATTAATTATACACATATTGCTGAACCTACTGTTTTTGAGAATGTTTTTCCAACGTATTTGACGAATGAAACGATGATGGCGCGTAAGCAGAAAGTATTACAACGAATGGAAACAGAAAAATTCGATCAATTGGTCTTCTATGCAGACAAAGAGCATGGCAGTAATTTTGAATACTTAACTGGCTTTATTCCGAGGTTTGAAGAAGGACTCCTTGTGTTAAATAAGGATGGTGCGACGACACTTATTTTAGGCAATGAAAATTTAAAACTGTGCCAACATGCCCGCATCTCAGCCGATTTAATTCATTATCCAGCTTTTTCGCTACCTAATCAACCAATGGCTGGGGAACAAAAGTTGTCGCAGATTTTTGAAACGCTTCTCGATGAAACTGCTCAAAAAATAGGTATCGTTGGTTGGAAAATGTTTACGACACAACAGCAAGAACCCGCTACGATGTTTGATGTGCCACATTTTATTGTCGAAGCACTGAAAAAAGCGCTGCCGAAAGAAGCTCGTTTACTAAATGGGACCCACTTATTGATTGGAGCAAAGGGGGCCCGCACAACAAATAATGCCAACGAATTGGCGCACTATGAATATGGGGCGAATTTGGCTTCTCGCAGTATGTTAAAGGCCTTAAATGCAATTGAAGTAGGACAGCGTGAAACGGACATTGGGGCTTTGTTAAATGATGAAGGTCAAACGCCGACGGTAGTAACCATTGCGGCAACTGGTCAACGTTTTGAATATGCAAACATGTATCCGACTGCCAAAGAAATTCAGTTAGGTGATGCCTTATCATTAACTACAGGCTACAAAGGCGGCTTGTCTAGCCGAACAGGTTTTGTTATTGAAAACGAGCAGCAATTGCCAGAAGCGCAACGTGATTATTTAGAGCGCGTAGCAAAACCCTATTTTCAAGCTGTCGTTCACTGGCTTGAAACCATTCGAATCGGACTGTTAGGGCGAGAAATGTACCAAGCGATTGAAGAACAGTTACCAAAAGAAATCTATCACTGGCATTTGAATCCTGGGCATTTAGTTTCGGATGATGAATGGATGTCGTCGCCTATTTATCCAGATTCAGCCATTCGCTTGGAAAGTGGCATGCTCTTTCAAGTGGATATTATTCCTTCTGTACCTGGTTATACAGGGGTGAGTGCAGAAGAATGTGTGGCTTTGGCTGATGAAACATTGCAAAAAGAGATTCAGCAAACTTATCCAGACATGTGGCAACGGATTGCGACACGCAAAGCCTATTTAAAAGAGACATTGAAGATTGACTTACCAACGGAGGTTTTACCAATGTCTAATTTAGTTGGTTACTTACGGCCTTTTTATTTAGCTAAAGACAAAGCTTTGTGTGTAGAAAAACCAGCGCTTAAATGA
- a CDS encoding uracil-DNA glycosylase yields MHYPEHLKKAVLAKAKDLPLEGFVEGQGPQQPKVMLIGEAPGKEEIKENVPFIGRSGQLLMEQLQQVGLSRETVYITSAVRSRPFSVKTKQIAKTGERVTKFPNRTPTKEEIKIFAPLLDWEIAVCQPELILTLGNIGLQRLLGPKPTITAVHGTVIQSPIQTFDEQSQNYHWTQKTYQIIPLFHPAAVFYNYRLKEVVKEDWQVVQKQLQLLKKV; encoded by the coding sequence ATGCACTATCCTGAACATCTGAAAAAAGCAGTTTTAGCTAAAGCGAAAGACTTACCATTAGAAGGTTTTGTGGAAGGTCAAGGCCCGCAACAGCCAAAAGTGATGCTGATTGGGGAAGCCCCTGGAAAAGAAGAAATTAAAGAAAACGTACCATTTATAGGGCGTTCAGGTCAATTGTTGATGGAACAATTACAACAAGTTGGCTTAAGTCGTGAAACGGTGTATATCACCAGTGCGGTTAGGAGTCGACCTTTTTCTGTAAAAACGAAGCAGATTGCAAAAACGGGAGAAAGAGTAACCAAATTTCCTAATCGAACGCCAACCAAAGAAGAAATCAAAATTTTTGCGCCTTTGCTTGATTGGGAAATCGCTGTTTGCCAACCTGAACTAATTTTGACACTGGGGAATATTGGGTTGCAACGACTTTTAGGACCAAAGCCAACAATCACTGCAGTGCACGGAACGGTCATTCAGTCGCCCATTCAAACATTTGATGAGCAATCACAAAATTATCATTGGACGCAGAAAACCTATCAAATCATTCCACTCTTCCATCCAGCGGCTGTCTTTTATAATTATCGTTTAAAAGAAGTCGTGAAAGAAGATTGGCAAGTGGTTCAAAAACAACTGCAACTGCTTAAGAAAGTTTAA
- a CDS encoding MATE family efflux transporter, which yields MEQTQQNHFTALFYKNVLLGILSMAAQSIFILADTFFIANGIGTEALAGLNIVLPLVNIINGLGWMFGVGGATLFSTTVAQKEIKKANQYFSLTIGLVFVIGSLFTLVSLIFSDQIIRGLQGTGVLFGLAKEYYMIYLSCSLLFIFNNCLITFLRNDHNPRLATIAFVSGGIVNIILDYVFIYQFGWGMAGAAIATVMSPLTSLILITLHKWSPQRVLRFEKFKVKFQDVREIMSIGFSSFLNEFSSAFVMFLFNIVLLNLVGHVAISAYAIVANLNIIVIAIFTGIGQGAQSLLSRYYGLGETKVLRKFVKLSFITYLVAGFLFFLISQVFTGQIIEVFNSEGNDQLAQIARTAIRLYAISFLFTGLNFMGIYYFSAVRKPKMALMISSLRGFFLIVPVLFILVKLLGLTGVWLAMPVVEFVTFGLMLVGYLAYRNYLKKEKQ from the coding sequence ATGGAGCAAACACAGCAAAACCATTTTACTGCGTTGTTTTATAAAAATGTTCTGTTAGGAATTTTAAGTATGGCGGCGCAATCAATTTTTATTTTGGCGGACACATTTTTCATTGCAAATGGGATCGGCACCGAGGCGTTGGCGGGGCTTAACATTGTCTTACCACTCGTTAATATTATTAATGGATTAGGTTGGATGTTTGGCGTTGGCGGCGCTACGTTGTTTTCGACCACGGTTGCGCAAAAAGAAATCAAAAAAGCCAATCAGTATTTTAGTTTAACGATTGGGTTAGTTTTCGTTATAGGGAGTCTCTTTACTTTAGTGAGCTTGATTTTTTCCGATCAAATTATTCGGGGGCTTCAGGGGACCGGTGTCTTGTTTGGTTTGGCAAAGGAATATTATATGATTTACCTTAGCTGTTCATTATTATTTATTTTTAACAATTGCCTGATTACTTTTTTAAGAAATGACCATAATCCTCGTTTGGCAACGATTGCTTTTGTCAGTGGGGGAATTGTCAACATTATTTTGGATTATGTCTTTATTTATCAATTTGGGTGGGGTATGGCAGGTGCGGCCATTGCAACGGTGATGTCACCGTTAACAAGCTTAATCCTGATTACGTTGCATAAGTGGTCGCCGCAACGAGTTTTACGTTTTGAAAAGTTTAAAGTGAAATTTCAGGATGTTCGAGAAATTATGTCGATTGGTTTTTCCTCCTTTTTAAATGAATTTTCTTCGGCCTTTGTCATGTTTTTATTTAATATTGTTTTGTTAAACTTAGTTGGTCATGTGGCGATTTCAGCTTATGCGATTGTTGCCAACCTCAATATTATTGTGATTGCCATTTTTACAGGGATTGGGCAAGGGGCGCAATCATTACTCAGCCGATACTATGGTTTAGGGGAAACGAAGGTGTTGCGTAAATTTGTTAAACTTAGCTTTATTACGTACTTGGTCGCCGGCTTCCTGTTCTTTTTAATCAGTCAAGTGTTTACGGGACAAATTATTGAGGTCTTTAATAGCGAAGGAAACGATCAGTTGGCGCAAATTGCTAGGACAGCCATCCGCTTATATGCGATTTCCTTCTTGTTTACAGGATTGAATTTTATGGGGATTTATTACTTTTCGGCAGTTCGTAAACCGAAAATGGCGCTAATGATTTCCTCTTTGCGTGGGTTCTTTTTAATTGTGCCAGTTTTATTTATTTTGGTGAAATTACTAGGATTAACCGGTGTTTGGTTAGCCATGCCCGTAGTTGAATTTGTTACGTTTGGACTAATGCTTGTGGGCTATCTGGCGTATCGAAACTATTTGAAAAAAGAGAAGCAGTAA
- a CDS encoding M3 family oligoendopeptidase — protein MKEGLDMTYSITWDLDSIFPNGSESKELSQRMTQLTEQTKEYHQLITEWTPESAQGKEQFAEILTLQGKISNGFSQCNSFLTALISANTNDTKAKILSGDLYNLLPAIQLAETIFTKKITEISAEHWQALLAEEPFKTMAFRLNELRRDGKKLLSEQEENIINTLSLDGLNAWSTHYDTIVASIVIPFEEKDGSVTELSAGQAFNRMMGDPDKEVRQRLFTAWEKAWSGKASILADTLNHLDGFRLSDYKLHGTTDYLENPLNYNRMSQETLTVMWETIQKNKQPFVDFLTRKAQLFGKEKMDWQDQDAPIILGDLEEKTYSFDQAAAFILENFRKFSPKMADFAQMAFEKSWIEAEDRPGKRPGGYCTELPETQESRIFMTFGNSINEVATLAHELGHAFHSSVMWDLPSLNREYAMNVAETASTFAELIVADATLKEAKSDVEKINLLDTKMQNAIAMFMNIHARFIFENNFYQARQKGLVAEEDITELMLAAQKESYKDSLGSYHPHFWASKLHFFIDDVPFYNFPYTFGYLFSMGIYAYANQQGSSFEDQYIALLRDTASMTSEELAKKHLNVDLTKPDFWQAGIDQVLKDVEQFMTLTENYVN, from the coding sequence ATGAAAGAAGGATTGGATATGACCTATTCTATTACATGGGATTTAGACAGTATTTTCCCCAATGGGAGCGAGTCCAAAGAACTTAGCCAACGAATGACTCAATTAACCGAACAGACAAAAGAGTACCATCAATTAATCACAGAATGGACACCAGAAAGTGCCCAAGGCAAAGAACAATTTGCTGAAATCTTAACGTTACAAGGGAAAATCTCAAATGGCTTTTCACAATGTAATAGTTTTTTAACTGCTTTAATTTCTGCTAATACTAATGATACCAAGGCCAAAATTTTATCAGGCGATTTATACAATCTGTTGCCAGCGATTCAATTAGCTGAAACCATTTTTACTAAAAAAATCACCGAGATTTCAGCAGAACATTGGCAAGCCCTGTTAGCCGAAGAACCGTTCAAAACAATGGCTTTTCGCTTAAATGAATTACGCCGTGATGGAAAAAAACTGCTTTCCGAACAAGAAGAAAATATCATCAATACGCTTTCTCTAGATGGGTTAAATGCTTGGAGTACACATTACGATACGATTGTTGCTTCCATTGTGATTCCTTTCGAAGAAAAAGATGGCTCTGTGACAGAACTATCTGCAGGCCAAGCCTTTAACCGCATGATGGGAGATCCTGACAAAGAGGTTCGTCAACGTTTGTTTACAGCCTGGGAGAAAGCTTGGAGTGGCAAAGCTTCAATTTTAGCAGACACCCTAAATCACTTGGATGGGTTCCGTTTATCTGATTACAAATTGCATGGCACTACAGATTATTTAGAAAATCCCTTAAACTATAATCGAATGAGTCAAGAAACATTAACGGTTATGTGGGAAACTATCCAAAAAAATAAACAACCATTCGTCGACTTTCTAACGCGCAAAGCGCAATTATTCGGCAAAGAAAAAATGGATTGGCAAGACCAAGATGCACCAATTATTTTAGGTGATTTAGAAGAAAAAACGTATTCCTTTGATCAAGCCGCTGCCTTTATTTTAGAAAATTTCCGTAAATTCAGTCCAAAAATGGCTGATTTTGCCCAGATGGCTTTTGAAAAAAGTTGGATTGAAGCTGAAGATCGTCCAGGCAAACGTCCTGGGGGTTATTGTACAGAATTACCTGAAACACAAGAGTCGCGTATTTTCATGACCTTTGGCAATTCAATCAACGAAGTAGCTACTTTAGCCCATGAATTAGGTCACGCTTTCCATAGTAGCGTGATGTGGGATTTACCTTCATTGAATCGAGAGTATGCCATGAACGTAGCAGAAACGGCTAGTACCTTTGCAGAATTGATTGTTGCTGACGCCACCTTAAAAGAGGCCAAATCAGATGTTGAAAAGATTAACCTTTTAGACACAAAAATGCAAAATGCCATTGCCATGTTTATGAACATTCATGCGCGTTTTATCTTTGAAAATAATTTTTATCAAGCGCGCCAAAAAGGTTTAGTAGCGGAAGAAGATATTACTGAATTAATGTTAGCGGCGCAAAAAGAAAGCTACAAAGATAGTCTTGGCAGTTATCATCCTCATTTCTGGGCGAGCAAATTGCACTTCTTTATTGATGATGTGCCTTTCTATAATTTCCCATATACTTTTGGCTATCTATTCAGCATGGGTATCTATGCGTATGCCAATCAACAAGGCAGTTCTTTTGAAGACCAATACATTGCGTTATTAAGAGACACTGCTTCGATGACAAGCGAAGAATTAGCGAAAAAACATTTAAATGTTGACTTAACAAAACCTGATTTCTGGCAAGCCGGCATTGATCAAGTCCTAAAAGATGTGGAACAATTCATGACTTTAACTGAAAACTATGTAAACTAA
- a CDS encoding VanZ family protein, translating to MKNYLKDSNLYLVIAFVIMAILFFSSSQTYEQQSQVGLLDKLLSSHPFEEQLKNISFQYAGSEVSIQASGYSKFVEFFIRKGAHFGTYFLLGGSWFIGLVPRIKGLFLTAVVSWLAATGYAGLDEFHQMITGGRTPLFQDVMLDAMGALTAIVICLVVHGLKKNKKRRR from the coding sequence ATGAAAAATTATTTGAAAGATAGTAATTTATATTTAGTCATTGCGTTTGTAATTATGGCCATTTTATTTTTCAGTTCATCACAGACGTATGAACAGCAATCACAAGTTGGTCTTTTAGATAAACTTCTGAGCAGTCATCCTTTTGAAGAACAATTAAAAAATATTTCTTTTCAATATGCTGGCAGTGAAGTGAGCATTCAAGCTAGTGGTTATAGTAAATTTGTTGAATTTTTTATTCGTAAGGGAGCCCATTTTGGTACGTATTTTCTATTAGGTGGTAGTTGGTTTATTGGATTAGTGCCAAGAATCAAAGGTCTGTTTTTAACAGCTGTTGTTTCCTGGCTAGCTGCTACTGGCTATGCAGGTTTAGATGAATTTCATCAAATGATCACAGGCGGAAGGACCCCTCTTTTTCAAGATGTTATGTTGGATGCCATGGGTGCTTTGACAGCCATCGTTATTTGTTTGGTGGTTCATGGTTTGAAGAAAAATAAAAAAAGAAGACGCTAA
- a CDS encoding YebC/PmpR family DNA-binding transcriptional regulator, translated as MSGHSKWSNIQGRKNAQDAKRGKIFQKVSREIYMAAKAGGPDPAMNPALRLAVDKAKSANMPNDNIARAIKKASSAGEGEHYDEVTYEGYGPGGVAVLVHALTDNRNRTATNVRVAFTRNGGSLGETGSVNYMFDRKGYIVIKREDHAIEEDDMLEVVLEAGGEDLETSPEVFEIYTAPEDFTAVRDALEQAGYSLAQAELTMVPQTLLTLNDEQKAQLESLVDKLEDDDDVSEVFTSAENL; from the coding sequence ATGTCAGGACACAGCAAATGGAGCAACATTCAAGGGCGTAAAAATGCGCAAGATGCCAAACGTGGGAAAATTTTCCAAAAAGTTTCAAGGGAAATCTATATGGCGGCAAAAGCAGGTGGCCCTGACCCCGCAATGAATCCTGCTTTACGTTTAGCAGTCGATAAAGCTAAGTCAGCCAATATGCCCAATGATAATATTGCGCGCGCCATAAAAAAAGCCAGTAGTGCTGGTGAAGGGGAACATTATGACGAGGTAACTTATGAAGGATACGGGCCAGGTGGCGTGGCAGTTTTAGTTCATGCACTAACAGATAACCGCAACCGAACGGCCACCAATGTTCGCGTCGCGTTTACTCGAAATGGTGGCTCTTTAGGTGAAACGGGTTCGGTGAATTATATGTTTGATCGTAAAGGCTATATTGTCATTAAGAGAGAAGATCATGCAATTGAGGAAGACGACATGCTAGAAGTCGTTTTGGAAGCAGGCGGCGAGGATTTAGAAACATCACCAGAAGTATTTGAAATTTACACAGCACCAGAAGATTTTACAGCGGTTCGCGATGCTTTAGAACAAGCAGGTTATTCATTAGCACAAGCTGAATTAACAATGGTTCCGCAAACCTTACTAACCTTGAACGATGAACAAAAAGCGCAATTAGAGAGCTTGGTTGACAAGTTAGAAGACGATGATGATGTGTCAGAAGTATTTACCTCTGCAGAAAATCTATAA
- a CDS encoding C-GCAxxG-C-C family protein — translation MEGILKKRICLQAIREEAEAYYRNGDFYCSEAIVATIRQHFDAEIPIEAVAMASGFPVGVGGAKCICGALSGGVMCLGYFFGRTEAKGEQVNKTMALANELHQSFRQKHRVVCCSILTSKMTMGSPEHMEQCIGFTGEIAETTAKIIARELAYELV, via the coding sequence ATGGAGGGCATTTTGAAAAAGAGAATTTGTTTACAAGCAATCAGAGAAGAAGCGGAAGCCTATTATCGTAACGGTGATTTTTATTGCTCGGAAGCGATTGTGGCGACCATTCGGCAACACTTCGATGCGGAGATTCCCATTGAAGCTGTGGCCATGGCTTCTGGGTTTCCTGTAGGTGTTGGAGGAGCGAAGTGTATTTGTGGTGCTCTTTCAGGCGGGGTTATGTGTCTGGGCTACTTTTTTGGTCGGACAGAAGCCAAAGGAGAACAAGTAAATAAAACGATGGCTTTAGCCAACGAATTGCATCAAAGTTTTCGACAAAAGCATCGAGTGGTTTGCTGCAGTATTTTGACAAGTAAAATGACGATGGGTTCACCTGAGCATATGGAACAATGCATTGGCTTTACTGGAGAAATCGCTGAAACAACCGCAAAAATTATTGCACGAGAACTTGCTTACGAATTAGTCTAG
- a CDS encoding ring-cleaving dioxygenase, protein MYAQIHHISILNRLIKPTFDFYHNTLGLKLLMKTINQDDHTMYHLFFSDNEQRTGTELTFFELNDGQDQSFGTNTIERTILKVPTRASLDFWAERLEQAGICHYGVETFNQHPILRFEAPDNTQMALVPLREFENAEDYFPAEHAEIPVEHAILGIDAIQLRVQYAAATKQPLVDYLHWHEKETVPFFETAHEVTVLENHHPQFYQEVHIIDDRTNPLAIEGIGGVHHVAFGVEDTQELTQVDSLLEEKNFTNSGIKDREFFKSLYFREPNHLLFEVATQKGLLDAEAYENQSSNFDEIPLYLPHFLADQRERIEAILAQQRHE, encoded by the coding sequence ATGTATGCACAAATTCATCACATCTCTATTTTAAATCGATTGATAAAGCCTACATTTGACTTCTATCATAATACACTGGGATTAAAATTACTAATGAAAACGATCAACCAAGATGACCACACCATGTATCACTTGTTTTTCTCAGATAATGAGCAACGAACAGGTACCGAATTAACTTTTTTTGAATTGAATGATGGCCAAGATCAATCCTTTGGAACAAATACGATTGAACGAACTATTTTAAAAGTACCAACGCGCGCCTCTTTGGATTTTTGGGCAGAACGTCTTGAGCAAGCGGGTATCTGCCACTATGGTGTGGAAACATTTAACCAACACCCAATTTTGCGTTTTGAAGCGCCCGATAATACGCAAATGGCGCTTGTTCCGTTACGTGAATTTGAAAATGCGGAAGATTATTTTCCAGCTGAACATGCTGAAATTCCAGTAGAACATGCAATTTTAGGCATTGATGCAATTCAATTACGCGTCCAATATGCCGCAGCTACTAAACAACCTTTAGTGGATTATTTACATTGGCATGAAAAAGAAACAGTACCTTTTTTTGAAACTGCGCATGAAGTAACCGTTCTGGAAAATCATCATCCACAGTTTTATCAAGAGGTGCACATCATTGATGACCGTACCAATCCGCTTGCCATTGAAGGAATTGGTGGCGTTCATCACGTCGCCTTTGGGGTGGAAGATACGCAAGAATTAACGCAAGTTGATAGCCTGTTAGAGGAAAAGAATTTTACAAACTCAGGAATTAAAGACCGCGAATTTTTCAAATCATTGTATTTTAGAGAACCGAACCACTTGTTATTTGAAGTAGCCACACAAAAAGGCCTGCTAGATGCCGAAGCCTATGAAAATCAAAGTTCAAACTTTGATGAAATCCCCCTTTATTTGCCTCACTTTTTGGCAGATCAAAGAGAACGAATCGAAGCGATTTTAGCACAACAACGCCATGAGTAA
- a CDS encoding alpha/beta hydrolase: MKQFFQKGSKPNQLVVAFHGTGGNEYQLLTTIATLYPEASVLSYLGTEGVGEQRRFFAPLVNGALPRANFDERVTAFLEEVWQPQKLYDEVIFIGYSNGANFILGLLEKNPTIANTVILLHPSNLGYQYVSGEFATKVIVTTGAQDELSIPGQVLSLANQLKKHFPVDFLLVDGGHGLSEEEVTKIKEVL; encoded by the coding sequence ATGAAACAATTTTTTCAAAAAGGGTCGAAACCTAATCAATTAGTTGTCGCTTTCCATGGTACTGGTGGCAATGAATATCAATTATTAACGACCATCGCAACCCTTTATCCAGAAGCGAGTGTTCTAAGTTACTTAGGGACAGAAGGTGTAGGCGAACAGCGACGCTTTTTTGCGCCATTAGTCAATGGAGCATTACCTCGTGCTAACTTTGATGAGCGAGTGACGGCGTTTCTAGAAGAAGTTTGGCAACCGCAAAAGTTATACGATGAAGTTATTTTTATAGGGTACTCTAACGGTGCCAATTTTATTTTAGGCCTGTTAGAAAAGAACCCGACTATTGCTAACACTGTTATTTTACTGCATCCAAGCAATTTAGGCTATCAATATGTATCTGGTGAGTTTGCGACAAAAGTGATTGTCACAACAGGGGCTCAGGATGAGTTGAGTATTCCGGGACAAGTTCTTTCTTTAGCTAATCAATTAAAGAAACATTTTCCAGTCGACTTTTTACTAGTGGATGGCGGTCATGGCTTATCAGAAGAAGAAGTAACGAAAATAAAAGAAGTTCTTTAA
- a CDS encoding cytidine deaminase family protein, whose product MDIWKKMYEYAKKEYHPQEVTPFIYTHHVVCALEAEDGQLFTGFCFESCCGVLDLCAERVAALNMYADSGQTVIKRIITFRDDVPNGISGMPCGACRELLLQLSPKNADTEILVDYQKREIVRLKELMPKWWGWSRYTND is encoded by the coding sequence ATGGATATTTGGAAAAAAATGTATGAATACGCAAAGAAAGAATACCATCCTCAAGAAGTAACACCATTTATTTACACACACCATGTCGTCTGTGCCCTAGAGGCAGAAGATGGACAATTATTTACCGGCTTTTGTTTTGAAAGCTGTTGTGGTGTTCTAGATTTATGTGCAGAACGAGTTGCCGCTTTGAATATGTATGCCGATAGTGGACAGACAGTGATTAAACGAATTATTACTTTTCGGGACGATGTTCCTAATGGAATTTCTGGTATGCCTTGTGGTGCTTGTAGAGAATTATTGCTCCAGCTTTCTCCTAAAAATGCTGATACAGAAATCTTAGTTGATTATCAAAAACGAGAAATAGTTCGGTTAAAAGAGTTAATGCCTAAGTGGTGGGGTTGGTCACGTTATACTAATGACTAA